In a genomic window of Candidatus Woesearchaeota archaeon:
- a CDS encoding nucleotidyltransferase domain-containing protein — translation MLTKVNDMDLRILNLFTKGYDKEYYIREVEKLLEVSSRTALVTLAKLEKKGILESKTKGKIKTYSIKKSGLSREYFVLTEQYKRIQFLEKNHLIKEILEKAEDYLHGIVILFGSYAKGIQKDDSDLDLFIVGKYDEDKIKEVGKKYGIDINIKSYPMNLFEKEIGSDILLKEVVGNHIIIKDVEGFVWRVAKWIK, via the coding sequence ATGCTTACAAAAGTAAACGATATGGATTTGAGAATATTAAACTTGTTCACGAAAGGCTATGATAAAGAGTATTATATCAGAGAGGTCGAGAAGCTTCTTGAGGTCAGCTCTAGAACTGCCCTTGTAACGCTTGCTAAGCTTGAAAAGAAGGGCATTTTAGAGTCAAAGACCAAGGGTAAGATCAAGACTTATTCTATAAAGAAATCTGGATTATCAAGGGAATATTTTGTTTTAACAGAGCAGTATAAGAGAATCCAGTTCTTAGAAAAGAATCACTTGATTAAGGAAATTCTTGAAAAAGCAGAGGATTACCTGCATGGCATAGTCATATTATTTGGAAGCTATGCTAAAGGAATCCAGAAAGATGATTCTGATCTTGATCTATTCATAGTGGGCAAGTATGATGAGGATAAGATCAAGGAAGTTGGCAAAAAGTACGGAATTGATATAAACATCAAGAGTTATCCTATGAACCTTTTTGAAAAGGAAATTGGTAGCGATATCCTACTAAAAGAAGTCGTAGGAAATCATATAATAATAAAAGATGTAGAAGGATTTGTCTGGAGGGTTGC